A region of Sulfurimonas sp. DNA encodes the following proteins:
- a CDS encoding malic enzyme-like NAD(P)-binding protein has product MSKTPTTDQEALDYHEFPQPGKISVETTKPVQTQRDLSLAYTPGVAVPCLEIEKNPENAYRYTAKKNLVAVITNGTAVLGLGNIGALASKPVMEGKAVLFKNFAGLDCFDIEVDSESVDRFCSVVTAIAPTFGGINLEDIKAPECFEIERRLVEELDIPVMHDDQHGTAVISAAAIINACEVTHRKIDNLKIVVVGAGAAAISCARLYRSLGVREIYMLDSKGVIHNGRSDLNDFKREFCASGYMTHSEVFESADVVVGLSRPGSFTIEDIKSMANEPIVFTLANPVPEVFPDEVMAARPDALVATGRSDFDNQVNNVLGFPFIFRGAMDVRATKINLEMKIAAAKALADLARKEVTKEIKELYSSDIKFGKNYLIPSPFDKRLIVEVSSAVAQAAVDSGVAQIKDFEIKAYKKELSKILK; this is encoded by the coding sequence ATGTCAAAAACACCAACAACAGACCAAGAAGCGCTTGATTATCATGAATTTCCTCAACCAGGAAAAATCTCAGTAGAAACTACTAAACCAGTTCAAACACAAAGAGATTTGTCATTAGCTTACACACCAGGTGTGGCAGTTCCATGTTTAGAAATTGAAAAAAATCCAGAAAATGCTTATCGTTATACTGCTAAAAAGAATTTAGTAGCAGTTATTACAAATGGTACAGCAGTATTAGGACTTGGAAATATTGGTGCTTTAGCATCTAAGCCTGTTATGGAAGGGAAAGCGGTTTTATTTAAAAATTTTGCTGGACTTGATTGTTTTGATATAGAAGTTGATTCAGAAAGTGTAGATAGATTTTGTTCAGTTGTTACAGCAATTGCTCCTACTTTTGGCGGTATAAACTTAGAAGATATAAAAGCTCCAGAGTGTTTTGAAATAGAACGCCGTTTAGTTGAAGAGTTAGATATTCCTGTTATGCATGATGACCAACATGGAACAGCAGTTATTTCAGCAGCAGCTATAATTAATGCTTGTGAAGTAACACATAGAAAGATAGATAATTTAAAAATTGTTGTTGTTGGTGCAGGTGCGGCAGCAATCTCTTGTGCAAGACTTTACCGAAGTTTGGGAGTTAGAGAAATATATATGCTTGACTCTAAAGGTGTTATCCACAATGGAAGAAGTGATTTAAATGATTTTAAAAGAGAGTTTTGTGCTTCAGGTTATATGACTCACTCTGAAGTATTTGAATCTGCTGATGTTGTTGTAGGACTTTCTCGTCCAGGCTCATTCACAATAGAAGATATTAAAAGTATGGCAAACGAACCAATAGTTTTCACTTTGGCAAATCCAGTTCCAGAAGTTTTCCCAGATGAGGTTATGGCGGCAAGACCAGATGCCCTTGTTGCAACAGGAAGAAGTGACTTTGATAACCAAGTTAACAATGTTTTAGGTTTCCCATTTATCTTTAGAGGGGCTATGGATGTTCGTGCTACAAAGATTAACCTTGAGATGAAAATTGCAGCGGCAAAAGCCTTAGCTGACCTTGCTAGAAAAGAAGTAACAAAAGAGATAAAAGAACTTTATTCAAGTGACATTAAATTTGGCAAAAACTATCTTATACCGTCTCCTTTTGACAAAAGACTTATAGTTGAGGTTTCTAGTGCTGTTGCACAAGCTGCTGTAGATAGTGGTGTAGCACAAATAAAAGATTTTGAAATTAAAGCATATAAAAAAGAGTTATCTAAGATTCTAAAATAG
- the gluP gene encoding glucose/galactose MFS transporter → MQNKSSMLPMIIIGILFFIFGFVTWLNGSLIPFLKVVCELNEFEALFVTFAFYIAYTVMAFPMAIVLERTGYKNGMAIGLAVMVVGSLVFIPAAFSANYLLFLLALFTLGTGLTILQTASNPYVVLVGPIESAAMRISIMGLINKSAGVLVPLLFTTLILSDIGSLTADTIDTKELASRLIVPYIIMAIVLSGLIALVKFSSIPELEFEKTDENTKGNIFAFPRVILGAVALFFYVGIEVIAGDTIGLYAQSLDVVNATALTSYTMVFMVFGYLVGVFFIPKKLSQEKALIVSALGGILLLLGVAFSSTTSHLVSEILWGWSGIATLPNSVAFVALLGFTNALVWPTIWPLALEGLGKFTAQGSALLIMAIAGGAILPLVFGKVAQVSGDMQSSYLVGIVCYVFILLYALKWHKKTSWS, encoded by the coding sequence ATGCAAAATAAATCAAGTATGTTACCGATGATAATTATTGGTATTTTATTTTTTATATTTGGTTTTGTAACTTGGTTAAATGGCTCACTTATTCCATTTTTAAAAGTAGTCTGTGAGTTAAATGAGTTTGAAGCACTTTTTGTAACTTTTGCTTTTTATATAGCTTATACTGTTATGGCTTTTCCAATGGCTATAGTTTTAGAGCGTACTGGCTACAAGAATGGTATGGCAATAGGTCTAGCGGTTATGGTTGTTGGTAGTTTAGTTTTTATCCCCGCAGCTTTTAGTGCGAACTATTTACTATTTTTACTAGCTCTTTTTACACTAGGAACAGGACTTACAATCCTCCAAACAGCATCTAACCCTTATGTTGTTTTAGTTGGTCCCATAGAAAGTGCCGCGATGCGTATAAGCATTATGGGGCTTATAAACAAAAGTGCAGGGGTTTTAGTTCCGCTTCTTTTTACTACTCTTATACTCTCTGATATTGGCTCTTTAACGGCAGATACTATTGATACTAAGGAGTTGGCATCTAGACTAATTGTTCCTTATATTATCATGGCGATTGTTTTAAGTGGACTTATCGCATTAGTGAAATTTTCATCTATTCCAGAGTTGGAGTTTGAAAAAACAGATGAAAATACAAAGGGAAATATTTTTGCATTTCCTAGAGTTATTTTAGGTGCTGTTGCTTTGTTTTTTTATGTAGGTATTGAAGTGATTGCTGGAGATACCATAGGACTTTATGCCCAAAGTTTAGATGTAGTAAATGCAACTGCTTTAACTTCATATACTATGGTTTTTATGGTTTTTGGTTATTTAGTTGGAGTCTTTTTTATACCAAAAAAACTCTCACAAGAAAAAGCACTTATAGTTTCTGCACTTGGTGGAATTTTACTACTTTTAGGTGTCGCTTTTAGCTCAACAACTTCACATTTGGTTTCTGAGATTTTATGGGGTTGGAGCGGCATCGCTACTTTACCAAACAGTGTTGCTTTTGTAGCACTTTTAGGTTTTACAAATGCTCTAGTTTGGCCTACTATTTGGCCATTAGCTCTTGAAGGTCTTGGGAAGTTCACCGCTCAAGGAAGTGCTTTGCTTATCATGGCAATAGCAGGTGGAGCGATTTTACCTCTTGTTTTTGGTAAAGTTGCACAAGTTAGCGGGGATATGCAGTCTTCTTATTTAGTAGGAATTGTTTGTTATGTTTTTATACTTCTTTACGCTTTAAAATGGCACAAAAAAACTTCTTGGAGTTAA
- a CDS encoding HAD-IIB family hydrolase — protein sequence MKNIYITDLDHTFLRNDLSISDYTKNIWNSYKDASILSVATARTYKKTMQFLGGIHINAPMILLDGALIATVDKKIIDTKFIKKDLADAVIDEGAKFGIYPFVLALADQNLNEVFLHSNILNNHQKNVLTRYKRDDNLQALKNIRAMDDNFKVVYMGEEKLLKDLAKQVEDSFGDNLKYILAPEAYTGCHFLTILHPDADKSHGIKTLSEYSGFDLSKLTVFGDNYNDLGMFNLAKISVAMANAQEKVKQEADVILKYNNDEDGVAKYLEELKNAK from the coding sequence ATGAAAAACATATACATTACAGACCTAGACCATACATTTTTGAGAAATGATTTATCTATTAGCGATTATACTAAAAATATTTGGAACTCATATAAAGATGCCTCGATTTTAAGTGTTGCAACCGCAAGAACATACAAAAAAACGATGCAGTTTTTGGGTGGCATCCACATAAACGCTCCCATGATTCTTTTAGATGGAGCCTTAATAGCAACAGTTGATAAAAAGATAATTGATACAAAGTTTATAAAAAAAGATTTAGCAGATGCTGTTATTGATGAGGGCGCAAAGTTTGGCATATATCCTTTTGTTTTAGCCTTAGCAGACCAAAATCTAAATGAAGTCTTTTTACATTCAAATATTCTAAATAATCATCAAAAAAATGTTTTAACTCGATACAAACGAGATGATAATCTACAAGCTTTGAAAAATATCCGCGCCATGGATGATAACTTTAAAGTTGTATATATGGGAGAAGAGAAACTTTTAAAAGATTTAGCAAAACAGGTAGAGGATAGCTTTGGAGATAATTTAAAGTATATTTTAGCTCCTGAAGCTTACACAGGATGTCATTTTTTAACTATCTTACATCCAGATGCAGATAAGTCTCATGGTATTAAAACTCTTAGTGAATATAGTGGGTTTGACCTTTCAAAACTTACTGTTTTTGGTGATAACTATAATGATTTAGGAATGTTTAATTTAGCTAAAATTTCTGTTGCAATGGCAAATGCACAGGAGAAAGTTAAACAAGAAGCTGATGTTATTTTAAAGTATAACAATGATGAAGATGGAGTTGCTAAGTATTTAGAGGAATTAAAAAATGCAAAATAA
- a CDS encoding SDR family oxidoreductase, protein MQIVVVTGASSGIGKEISLRLLKLGYRVLGVSRSITDKGFESENFTPFQADLSDEKSTSKVCELLKKENVSILINSAGFGRFEPHEELSARVIKDMTFLNLTAPMLLANALLRSLKKNDGYLININSIEAIKTSKFAGVYSATKAGLKAFGDSLFEESRKSGLSVTNINPDMTQSNFYEELRFTTSDKEEEKLFSSDIADAVEHILTMRKGAVVSEYTIRSLRFGIKKK, encoded by the coding sequence ATGCAAATTGTGGTAGTAACGGGTGCGAGTAGTGGAATAGGCAAAGAAATCAGTCTAAGACTTCTAAAGCTTGGGTATAGAGTTCTTGGAGTTAGCAGAAGTATAACAGACAAAGGTTTTGAAAGTGAAAATTTTACTCCCTTTCAAGCCGATTTATCAGATGAAAAATCCACTTCTAAAGTTTGTGAATTGTTAAAAAAAGAGAATGTTTCTATACTTATAAATTCTGCTGGTTTTGGAAGATTTGAGCCTCATGAAGAGTTAAGTGCTAGAGTTATAAAAGATATGACTTTTTTAAACCTTACCGCACCGATGCTTTTAGCAAATGCCCTACTTCGAAGTTTGAAAAAAAACGATGGTTACCTGATAAATATAAATAGTATAGAAGCCATAAAAACTAGTAAATTTGCAGGTGTTTACAGTGCAACAAAAGCTGGTTTAAAAGCCTTTGGTGACTCACTATTTGAAGAGAGTAGAAAAAGTGGACTAAGTGTAACTAATATAAACCCTGATATGACGCAAAGTAACTTTTATGAAGAACTTAGATTTACAACAAGCGACAAAGAAGAAGAAAAACTATTTAGCTCTGATATAGCAGATGCAGTTGAGCATATTCTCACCATGAGAAAAGGTGCTGTTGTAAGTGAATATACTATAAGAAGCTTGAGGTTTGGGATTAAAAAGAAATAG
- the fliS gene encoding flagellar export chaperone FliS, which translates to MYGNLAHNIYAQNNIGIESPAKLIEMLYEGVLRFNAQAKKAIKDGDVEKRVNWINRSIAIITELLVTLDRTQGDISLYLEGLYNYEIQLLTDASIYKDSEKLDEVSNVFKGLLEAWRESTNVVN; encoded by the coding sequence ATGTATGGTAATTTAGCTCATAATATTTATGCACAAAACAATATCGGTATCGAATCTCCAGCGAAGCTTATTGAGATGCTGTATGAGGGGGTACTTCGTTTTAACGCACAAGCAAAAAAAGCTATAAAAGATGGTGATGTAGAAAAAAGAGTTAATTGGATAAATCGTTCAATAGCTATAATTACAGAGTTGTTAGTTACACTTGATAGAACACAAGGAGATATCTCTTTGTACCTAGAAGGACTTTACAATTATGAAATACAACTTCTAACAGATGCCTCTATTTATAAAGACAGTGAAAAACTTGATGAAGTAAGTAATGTCTTTAAAGGCTTACTTGAAGCGTGGAGAGAAAGCACAAATGTGGTTAACTAG
- the fliD gene encoding flagellar filament capping protein FliD, which yields MASAITSLGIGSGVLTSDVIDKLKNVDTSRIIKPIERKITLNNQKQDAQKLLTSLIKTFKASASALSYNTIFDNKSVEISGKSEIKVDAGATVESFTLETTTLAKKDITKLGAVASKVSDIASADGRLEIKIGSDPANPKKTLSIAYTAGMTLNDLTQAITEAAGDDISASVLQTGDGEYSLVLSSKSTGENSTLTINDVNGNLDASLFAAFDATTNPTGYEKVQAATDAKFKYNGIAMTRSTNEIKDIILGVNITLKKEGDFSRVDISQDTSKITGELKQFVDSYNTLITNIHDMTLKNKETGAEGVFNSNNFVKSISRELTKAITVLSSSNNSLLNYGIDLNRQGRMSFDSADFEKKLSNDPDSIKVFFSGGTDKDGNKTTGIFETIDERIKEYTGYGKLLSTFESDLKTEGRNLSKNHLNAQKSLDARYEIMSKRFMAYDAIISRINAQFSSLKMIIDSESNSK from the coding sequence ATGGCTTCTGCAATAACCTCATTGGGTATTGGGTCGGGTGTTTTAACTTCTGATGTAATAGACAAGTTAAAAAATGTTGATACATCAAGAATTATTAAACCAATAGAGAGAAAAATTACTCTTAACAATCAAAAACAAGATGCACAAAAGTTGCTAACTTCGTTAATTAAAACATTTAAAGCTAGTGCTTCTGCTCTTAGTTATAATACAATATTTGACAATAAAAGTGTAGAAATAAGCGGTAAATCTGAAATAAAAGTGGATGCTGGTGCAACGGTAGAATCATTTACTTTAGAAACTACTACTTTAGCTAAAAAAGACATAACAAAATTAGGTGCAGTTGCAAGTAAAGTCTCAGATATTGCTTCAGCTGATGGCAGATTAGAAATAAAGATTGGCTCTGATCCAGCCAATCCTAAAAAAACATTAAGCATTGCTTACACAGCAGGAATGACGCTAAATGATTTAACTCAAGCCATTACAGAGGCAGCAGGTGATGATATTTCAGCATCTGTCCTTCAAACTGGAGATGGTGAGTATAGTTTAGTTCTTTCTTCTAAGTCAACAGGTGAAAATTCTACTTTAACAATTAATGATGTTAATGGTAACTTGGATGCTTCTCTTTTTGCAGCATTTGATGCCACTACAAACCCAACTGGTTATGAAAAAGTACAAGCGGCTACAGATGCAAAGTTTAAATACAATGGTATCGCAATGACAAGATCAACTAACGAGATAAAAGATATTATTTTGGGTGTAAATATTACACTTAAAAAAGAGGGTGATTTTTCAAGAGTTGATATTTCACAAGATACATCAAAAATAACAGGGGAATTAAAACAGTTTGTCGATAGCTATAACACACTGATTACAAATATCCACGATATGACATTAAAAAATAAAGAAACTGGAGCAGAAGGTGTATTTAATAGTAATAACTTTGTTAAATCTATATCTAGAGAGTTAACAAAAGCAATTACAGTTCTAAGCAGTAGTAATAATTCCCTTCTCAACTATGGTATTGACTTAAATAGACAGGGTAGAATGAGTTTTGATTCTGCTGATTTTGAGAAAAAACTAAGTAATGATCCAGATTCCATAAAAGTGTTTTTTTCAGGAGGAACAGACAAAGATGGAAATAAAACAACAGGTATATTTGAAACTATTGATGAGAGAATAAAAGAATATACAGGTTATGGTAAACTTTTGAGTACTTTTGAGTCAGACTTAAAAACAGAAGGTAGAAATCTTTCTAAAAATCATCTAAATGCACAAAAGTCACTAGATGCCCGCTATGAAATCATGTCTAAAAGATTTATGGCTTATGATGCAATCATAAGCAGAATTAATGCTCAATTTTCATCGCTAAAAATGATAATAGATTCTGAGTCGAATTCTAAATAA